One Bacillus amyloliquefaciens DSM 7 = ATCC 23350 DNA window includes the following coding sequences:
- a CDS encoding Fur-regulated basic protein FbpA produces MAPLLREAINRKKQHLRTKLIRSGFYQNHVQELSGYTLSELEKEYEAVKRLKKAELH; encoded by the coding sequence ATGGCCCCGTTGTTGCGAGAAGCCATTAATCGGAAAAAACAGCATCTGAGGACAAAGCTGATCCGTTCAGGGTTTTATCAAAACCATGTTCAGGAACTGTCCGGATATACGCTGAGTGAACTAGAAAAGGAATATGAAGCCGTCAAACGATTGAAAAAAGCTGAGCTTCACTGA
- a CDS encoding DUF2179 domain-containing protein: protein MMQTILSNGIGMVLIILIINIIYVSFFTIRMILTLKGQRYFAAGISTIEILVYVTGLSLVLGNLNQIQNVIAYALGYGLGVIVGMKIEEKLALGYITVNVITKELDLDLPKQLREKGYGVTSWVAGGLEGDRTAMQILTPRKYELQLYDTIKTLDEKAFIIAFEPKTIHGGFWVKAVKKRRIKE, encoded by the coding sequence ATGATGCAGACGATTTTATCCAACGGTATAGGTATGGTTCTCATTATTCTCATCATTAACATTATATATGTCTCTTTTTTTACGATCAGGATGATCCTTACCTTAAAAGGGCAGCGCTATTTCGCCGCAGGCATCAGTACAATTGAAATCCTTGTGTATGTGACCGGCTTGAGTCTCGTGCTCGGCAATCTGAATCAAATTCAAAATGTCATTGCCTATGCGCTCGGCTACGGCCTCGGCGTCATAGTGGGTATGAAAATTGAAGAAAAACTGGCGCTCGGCTATATTACAGTCAACGTCATTACGAAAGAGCTTGATCTGGACCTGCCGAAACAGCTTCGGGAAAAAGGATACGGGGTCACAAGCTGGGTGGCGGGCGGACTTGAAGGAGACCGGACCGCCATGCAGATTCTGACGCCGCGCAAATATGAGCTTCAGCTTTATGATACGATTAAAACGCTTGATGAAAAAGCGTTTATCATCGCCTTTGAGCCCAAAACGATCCACGGCGGATTCTGGGTGAAAGCAGTGAAGAAGAGGAGAATTAAGGAATGA